In Brassica rapa cultivar Chiifu-401-42 chromosome A06, CAAS_Brap_v3.01, whole genome shotgun sequence, a single window of DNA contains:
- the LOC103873643 gene encoding putative NAC domain-containing protein 61, giving the protein MEHEIPVGFRFYPTEVELISFYLRFQLNGGNATIHSLIPILDVFSVEPTQLPNLAGERCRGDAEQWLFFVPRQEREARGGRPSRTTGLGYWKATGSPGPVFSPDNRVIGVKKTMVFYIGKAPTGRKTKWKMNEYKGIDETASVSTIPKLRHEFSVCRIYIKSGSSRAFDRRPTEVYAIERKLPRFGIETSSRATATRRTSEMVDGLSQLRERKLPKNSVETSSYDTFTTSQETSNSGGGDQVQLPVNASTTQTISEMVDGLSQPFWEWEQLNWS; this is encoded by the exons atggaGCACGAGATTCCCGTAGGGTTTCGTTTCTATCCGACGGAAGTTGAGCTGATTTCGTTCTACTTAAGATTCCAGCTTAACGGAGGAAATGCTACCATTCACAGTCTCATACCCATTCTCGATGTGTTTAGCGTTGAGCCTACTCAGCTTCCAA ATCTTGCGGGAGAGAGGTGTCGAGGAGACGCAGAACAATGGCTTTTCTTCGTGCCAAGACAAGAGCGGGAAGCTAGAGGAGGAAGACCGAGCAGGACCACTGGTTTAGGATATTGGAAAGCAACTGGTTCACCAGGGCCTGTTTTCTCGCCTGATAATCGTGTAATCGGAGTTAAGAAGACGATGGTTTTCTACATCGGGAAAGCACCTACGGGGAGAAAGACAAAATGGAAAATGAATGAATATAAAGGAATTGACGAAACAGCCAGTGTATCTACCATCCCTAAG TTGAGGCACGAATTCAGTGTCTGTCGAATCTACATAAAATCCGGAAGCTCGAGAGCCTTTGACAGACGCCCCACGGAAGTTTATGCCATAGAGAGAAAGCTTCCTCGATTTGGAATTGAGACATCATCTCGTGCTACTGCTACACGAAGAACCTCTGAGATGGTTGATGGGCTATCACAACTCCGAGAGAGAAAGCTTCCTAAGAATAGTGTTGAGACATCATCATATGATACATTCACAACCTCACAGGAAACATCAAATTCAGGAGGAGGAGACCAAGTTCAGTTGCCCGTGAATGCTTCTACTACACAAACCATTTCAGAGATGGTTGATGGGCTATCACAACCTTTTTGGGAGTGGGAACAACTAAATTGGTCTTAA
- the LOC103848077 gene encoding protein transport protein Sec24-like CEF gives MAAPVPPGAQRPNNPQNTAPPNSLAANMHNLNILRPPPPMPGSGPRPSPPFGQPPPQPYPQSAPSYGVQQQQPPPRPSPMPRPGPPPPALTRPGGPPQLSQPGGIPFGRPSGPPSSQPPFGSRPPGAFPGPPGGVAAPPPSGPRPVGFGSPPPMGPGMSMPGGPVTNGPPPMMTPGGPGPIPNGPPMMGPGGFPRGSQFPGGSMMGPPPPYGQPPNAHSLPGGSPLTSPPAHSIPPPTTFPGAPYAMPGGFPYGLPAQQHPSAPGTPGSMYGMGPVPNQSMTTVSGPSKVDLNQIPRPGSISGPIMYETRQENQANPPPPTTVDYIARDTGNCSPRYMRCTIHQIPCTVDLLSTSGMQLALIIQPLALSHPSEEPIQVVDFGESGPVRCSRCKGYINPFMKFVDQGRKFICNLCGYTDETPRDYQCNLGPDGKRRDADERPELCRGTVDFVATKEYMVRDPMPAVYFFLIDVSMNAIQTGATAAACSAIQQVLSDLPEGPRTFVGIATFDSTIHFYNLKRALQQPLMLIVPDVQDVYTPLETDVIVQLSECRQHLEILLESIPTMFQESKSPESAFGAAIKAAFLAMKSTGGKLMVFQSVLPSVGIGALSSREADGRANASADEKEAHKLLQPADKTLRTMAIEFAEYQVCVDLFITSQAYVDMASISDIPRTTGGQVYCYYPFSALSDPPKLYNDLRWNITRPQGFEAVMRVRCSQGIQVQEYSGSFCKRIPTDIDLPAIDCDKAVMVTLKHDDKLQDGAECGFQCALLYTTITGERRIRVINLSLPCTSMLSNLFRSADLDSQFACMLKQAANEIPTKALSLVKEQAISSCITALSSYRKFCATVTSAGQLILPEALKLLPLYTLALTKGVGLRSDGRIDDRSFWINHVSSLSTPLAIPLIYPRMIAVHDLDTKDNEETVVPSPIPLTSEDLRDDGVYFLENGDDGLIYVGESVNSDILMKLFNVPSAADIPSQYVLEKYDNQLSKKFNDVVNEIRRQRSSYLRLKLCKRGDPTGMLFLSYMVEDRTAGGPSYMDFLVQVHRQIQGKLN, from the exons ATGGCTGCTCCAGTGCCTCCAGGAGCACAAAGACCAAACAATCCTCAAAACACCGCTCCTCCAAATTCTCTAGCTGCCAACATGCACAACTTGAACATTCTCCGCCCGCCTCCTCCCATGCCTGGTTCTGGTCCTAGACCATCTCCTCCTTTTGGTCAGCCACCACCACAACCTTATCCTCAGTCAGCTCCTTCCTACGGTgtccaacaacaacaaccaccaCCTAGGCCTTCTCCTATGCCGAGGCCTGGACCTCCTCCTCCTGCATTGACTAGACCAGGTGGACCACCTCAGTTGTCCCAACCTGGCGGCATTCCCTTTGGGAGACCTAGTGGTCCACCTTCTAGTCAGCCACCTTTCGGCTCTAGACCCCCTGGTGCTTTCCCAGGTCCACCTGGAGGTGTAGCTGCACCTCCTCCTTCTGGACCACGCCCGGTTGGTTTTGGTTCACCTCCACCTATGGGACCTGGCATGTCCATGCCTGGTGGTCCCGTGACTAATGGGCCTCCTCCGATGATGACTCCTGGTGGTCCGGGTCCTATCCCAAATGGGCCTCCCATGATGGGTCCAGGGGGGTTTCCCAGAGGATCTCAGTTTCCAGGTGGTTCTATGATGGGTCCACCACCTCCATATGGACAGCCTCCCAATGCACATTCTCTCCCTGGAGGTTCACCATTAACTTCGCCTCCTGCTCATTCAATTCCTCCCCCAACAACTTTTCCTGGTGCCCCTTATGCCATGCCAGGAGGCTTTCCTTATGGATTGCCAGCACAGCAG CATCCTTCTGCTCCTGGCACCCCTGGTTCTATGTATGGCATGGGTCCAGTGCCAAATCAGTCGATGACCACTGTGTCTGGCCCCTCGAAGGTTGATCTTAATCAGATCCCAAGGCCAGGTTCAATCTCAGGTCCAATCATGTATGAAACTCGCCAGGAGAATCAGGCTAATCCTCCACCT CCTACTACTGTTGATTATATTGCTAGAGACACTGGAAACTGCAGCCCACGTTACATGAGGTGCACAATCCATCAG ATCCCATGTACTGTTGATCTTCTTTCTACATCTGGTATGCAACTGGCGTTAATTATCCAACCGCTGGCGCTTTCTCATCCCTCTGAAGAGCCTATCCAA GTTGTGGACTTTGGTGAGAGTGGCCCTGTTAGATGCTCACGTTGTAAGGGATACATCAATCCTTTCATGAAGTTCGTTGACCAAGGAAGGAAGTTCATTTGTAACCTGTGCG GATACACTGATGAGACTCCCCGTGACTATCAATGTAATCTGGGTCCAGATGGTAAACGTAGGGATGCTGATGAAAGGCCTGAACTGTGTAGGGGAACTGTTGACTTTGTTGCTACAAAAGAATATATG GTACGAGATCCAATGCCAGCAGTGTATTTCTTCCTCATTGATGTATCAATGAATGCGATTCAAACAGGTGCAACTGCAGCTGCTTGCAGTGCGATCCAGCAAGTCCTCTCAGACCTTCCT GAAGGGCCTAGGACATTTGTTGGAATTGCCACATTTGACTCAACAATACACTTTTATAATTTGAAGCGTGCACTGCAACAG CCGTTAATGCTCATTGTTCCTGATGTTCAAGATGTTTATACACCTTTAGAAACAGATGTCATTGTTCAATTATCTGAG TGTCGTCAACACCTAGAGATTTTGCTGGAAAGTATCCCAACAATGTTTCAGGAAAGTAAGAGTCCTGAATCTGCTTTTGGTGCAGCAATTAAG GCTGCATTCTTAGCGATGAAGAGCACTGGAGGAAAGCTGATGGTGTTTCAATCAG TTTTGCCCTCTGTTGGCATCGGAGCACTTTCTTCTAGAGAAGCCGATGGGAGGGCTAATGCCTCTGCGGATGAAAAG GAGGCCCATAAACTACTACAACCCGCAGACAAAACCTTAAGGACGATGGCTATTGAATTTGCTGAATACCAG GTCTGTGTAGACTTATTTATCACAAGTCAGGCCTATGTTGACATGGCTTCAATTTCCGACATTCCAAGAACTACTGGAGGACAG GTTTATTGCTATTACCCTTTCTCAGCTCTTTCAGATCCACCCAAGCTCTACAACGATCTGAGATGGAATATCACTAGGCCTCAGGGTTTTGAGGCTGTTATGCGAGTTCGATGTAGTCAG GGTATTCAAGTGCAAGAATACTCGGGGAGCTTCTGTAAACGCATACCAACTGACATTGATTTACCTGCG ATTGACTGTGACAAAGCTGTAATGGTGACATTAAAGCATGATGACAAGCTACAAGATGGAGCTGAATGTGGTTTTCAG TGTGCTCTTCTGTATACGACCATAACTGGAGAAAGAAGAATTAGGGTTATTAACTTATCACTCCCTTGTACAAGCATGCTAAGCAACTTGTTCCGCTCAGCTGACCTTGATTCCCAATTTGCTTGTATGCTGAAACAAG CGGCTAATGAGATCCCTACCAAGGCACTTTCATTGGTGAAGGAGCAAGCAATTAGTAGTTGCATCACCGCACTCAGCTCTTATCGTAAATTCTGTGCTACCGTTACATCAGCTGGACAACTTATTCTTCCTGAAGCACTCAAGCTGTTGCCCCTATATACTCTCG CCTTGACCAAAGGTGTTGGATTACGGTCGGATGGGAGAATTGATGATCGATCATTTTGGATAAACCATGTGTCATCATTATCTACTCCTTTGGCAATTCCGCTAATTTATCCAAGGATGATTGCTGTTCATGACCTTGATACAAAG GATAATGAAGAAACCGTAGTTCCTTCTCCTATCCCATTGACAAGTGAAGACCTTCGTGACGATGGAGTCTATTTTCTCGAGAACGGTGACGATGGTTTGATTTATGTTGGGGAGTCAGTAAACTCAGATATCCTGATGAAGCTCTTTAATGTTCCTTCAGCTGCTGACATTCCAAGTCAG TATGTGCTGGAGAAGTATGATAATCAGCTCTCAAAGAAGTTCAACGATGTGGTGAATGAAATTAGGAGGCAAAGAAGTTCTTACCTACG CCTTAAATTGTGCAAGAGGGGAGATCCAACAG GAATGTTGTTCTTATCGTATATGGTTGAGGACAGGACAGCGGGTGGGCCCTCGTACATGGATTTTCTGGTTCAGGTTCACCGTCAAATCCAAGGCAAACTGAATTGA